In Scyliorhinus torazame isolate Kashiwa2021f chromosome 19, sScyTor2.1, whole genome shotgun sequence, a single genomic region encodes these proteins:
- the LOC140396626 gene encoding C-reactive protein-like — protein sequence MRFASEDQREYSPFSYNTPAHDNELSLWYKVEDGHGVLSIYFHKDFAQFTVPLVTSMMKHVCLSWESSTGVVTFWLGGERTLQKVAHQGGHVQGGGTMLVGEDQDSVEGDFEPSQRFVGEMSEVNLWDHVLSANDIKAYSEGCHSPGGDIVDWNTVIHVVEDPASMVTIKNNPDCVI from the coding sequence ATGCGGTTCGCCTCCGAAGATCAGCGTGAATACAGCCCCTTCTCGTACAACACCCCAGCGCACGACAATGAACTGTCGCTGTGGTACAAAGTGGAGGATGGACACGGCGTGTTGTCCATTTACTTTCACAAGGATTTTGCCCAATTCACTGTCCCGCTGGTCACTTCCATGATGAAGCATGTCTGCCTGAGCTGGGAATCCAGCACGGGGGTTGTAACCTTCTGGCTGGGTGGGGAACGCACTCTCCAGAAAGTTGCACACCAGGGCGGGCACGTACAGGGCGGAGGAACCATGCTCGTCGGAGAGGACCAGGATTCGGTGGAGGGGGACTTTGAACCCAGCCAGCGTTTCGTCGGGGAGATGTCCGAAGTCAACCTGTGGGACCACGTGCTGTCTGCCAACGACATCAAGGCCTACTCGGAGGGCTGTCACAGCCCTGGGGGTGACATTGTCGACTGGAACACAGTGATCCATGTGGTGGAGGATCCCGCTTCAATGGTAACCATCAAGAACAATCCCGACTGCGTGATCTGA